From the Kallotenue papyrolyticum genome, the window CGTGGGCTGCCAGTCGGGCACGCGGTAGGTGGCGGCGATGTGCGCCAGGGCGTCGTCCAGGCGCCGGCGATCGCTGATCCAGTCCCGCGCGGCCATCCAGCCGTCGGTCGGGCGCTCGATCAGTGGCGCACCCAACGTCGGCGCCAGCCGCTCCAGCCGGGCCAGGGTTGCCGTGAGCGCTATGTCTGCTGCGGCGTCAGCGATCATGGTGCTCTCCCCATCCGGAGCAACGCCAGGGCCGGCGCTTAGCAGTGTGCTCAGCACGAGGCCGCACCAGGGTGCTCCTCGCTCGGCGCCTGCCAGTTCAGCGTCAGCGGCTCGCGGAAGGCAAAACGCAGCAGATGGCGGCCGACGATCTCCTTGAGCTGCTCCAAGGCGGCCGGGTCGTCGGCCTGCAGGTAGAGGTGGAGCGTCTGCTCATCAGCCGACAGCGCGCATCTGCCGCTTGCGAACTGCACCTGGCCCTGGTGCTCGTCGCACGCGGCCGGGACCTTGTGCGCAAAGTGCCGACACAGTTGGCGCAGATACTGCTGCGCGCGTTCGGTGGTGATCTGGGCGATAGCCTCCATATCCTCCTCCTGCCCTTGTCTCAGGGCAGCAGGTACTGTTCCAGATCGTCCAGCACGCGCTCGGCAGCCAGGTAGCCCAGTCCCAACATCCAGTGGTCGTCCGACACCTCGTACACGCGGTCCCGCTGCACCACCTGCAACTGCGCCCAGAGCGCATCGCTCTCAAACTCGCGCTTGGGGGTTTGGTCGGCCGGGCCGTAGTGCGTCACGAACAGCACATCGGCGTCGAGCTGCGGGATCAGCTCGCGGTTGACCTCGGTCCAGGTCTTGTCGCTGAGCTGTTGCGCCGCAGGGCGTGCCACCCCCACGTCGTCCAGGAGCGTGCCGATGAATGAGCCGCGCTGGTACTGCCGCACCTGGCCTTCCAGAAAGCGCACCACCGACACGCTGATCGCGGCAGGGTCGCCCAGCTGCTGCCGCAACTGCGCGACACGCGCCTGGTAGCGCGCCTCGATCTGCCGCGCCACGTCGCTCTTGCCCAAGGCTGCGGCGTGCAGCTTGAAGTTGTCTTTCCAGACCACGCCCACGCGCTCGGCGAAGACGGTCGGGGCGATCTGCGCCAGTTGCTCGTAGATGGCTTCGTGGCGCACCTTGTTGCTGATGATCAGGTCGGGCTTGAGGCGGAGGATGGTCTCCAGGTCGGGCTCGGCGATGGTGCCGACCGTGGTGATGCCGGCGGTGCGCTCGCCGAAGTAGGCTTGGAAGCCCATGCCGGGCAGGGCCTCCACCGCGCCGACGGGCGTGATGCCCAGCGCCAGCACGCTGTCGAGCTCGCCGGTGTCGAGCACCACCACCCGCTGCGGGTTGCGCGGCACGCGCGTCTCGCCCATGGCATGCCGAATCAGCCGTGTGGCGTCCGCCGCCGGGGCGTCGCTCGTCGCCGGGGCCTCGCTCGCCGGCGCAGGACTAGACGCCGGGGTGGGGGATGGCGCCGAGGCCGACGGCGCGGCAGCCGGGCCGCAGGCAACCAGGGATATCAACAGCGCGCTGCCCAGCAGGGCCGGCCGCAATCGAGCGATGAACATCGGTGATCCTCCCAATGGCGCTACGGGTTTGA encodes:
- a CDS encoding DUF2218 domain-containing protein, whose product is MEAIAQITTERAQQYLRQLCRHFAHKVPAACDEHQGQVQFASGRCALSADEQTLHLYLQADDPAALEQLKEIVGRHLLRFAFREPLTLNWQAPSEEHPGAASC
- a CDS encoding ABC transporter substrate-binding protein; its protein translation is MFIARLRPALLGSALLISLVACGPAAAPSASAPSPTPASSPAPASEAPATSDAPAADATRLIRHAMGETRVPRNPQRVVVLDTGELDSVLALGITPVGAVEALPGMGFQAYFGERTAGITTVGTIAEPDLETILRLKPDLIISNKVRHEAIYEQLAQIAPTVFAERVGVVWKDNFKLHAAALGKSDVARQIEARYQARVAQLRQQLGDPAAISVSVVRFLEGQVRQYQRGSFIGTLLDDVGVARPAAQQLSDKTWTEVNRELIPQLDADVLFVTHYGPADQTPKREFESDALWAQLQVVQRDRVYEVSDDHWMLGLGYLAAERVLDDLEQYLLP